A section of the Gasterosteus aculeatus chromosome 10, fGasAcu3.hap1.1, whole genome shotgun sequence genome encodes:
- the dpm3 gene encoding dolichol-phosphate mannosyltransferase subunit 3: MTKLLEWLLGVSVVAAVWALVSFDLLDLSLPQTYREVAWPMPPYLLVSFGCYSLATVGYRLATFNDCDEAAKELLEQIQEAKVDLKKRGLKM; the protein is encoded by the coding sequence ATGACAAAACTTCTGGAGTGGCTGCTCGGCGTGTCGGTGGTGGCGGCAGTCTGGGCTTTGGTCTCCTTCGACCTGCTGGACCTGAGCCTGCCTCAGACCTACAGAGAGGTGGCCTGGCCGATGCCGCCGTACCTGCTGGTGTCATTCGGCTGCTACTCGCTGGCCACGGTGGGCTACCGGCTGGCCACCTTCAACGACTGCGACGAGGCGGccaaggagctgctggagcagatCCAGGAGGCCAAAGTGGACTTGAAGAAAAGGGGCTTAAAGATGtag